A stretch of Rhodohalobacter mucosus DNA encodes these proteins:
- a CDS encoding DUF6122 family protein, producing the protein MLHILLHFMVPLAAAWLFYRDRMWTVYLILIATMAVDLDHLLADPIYDPNRCSIGFHPLHTIPAIAAYVILFLLPFLPEKFTTKMASQKTINLMHLIGLGLVIHMVLDWLDCF; encoded by the coding sequence ATGCTCCACATCCTGCTACATTTTATGGTCCCTCTGGCGGCTGCATGGCTTTTTTACAGAGACCGTATGTGGACGGTTTACCTGATCCTGATCGCCACTATGGCGGTTGACCTGGATCATCTGTTGGCCGATCCGATCTATGATCCCAACCGCTGCTCGATTGGATTTCATCCGCTTCATACCATACCGGCCATTGCAGCCTACGTCATTCTTTTTTTGCTGCCGTTTCTGCCTGAAAAGTTTACTACAAAAATGGCATCGCAAAAAACCATAAATCTGATGCACCTCATCGGCTTGGGCCTGGTAATTCATATGGTGCTTGACTGGCTGGATTGCTTTTGA
- a CDS encoding DUF6428 family protein: MKLSDFRQHLDSVDRLTFILPDGTSVPPHFHITEAGLLTKHFIDCGKTIHLKKTAVFQLWSADDTHHRLKPSMAGRIIDASHRVFDGEDPEVEIEYQMDTVSKFGLEFDEGRFRLTPTYTDCLAKESCDVAPASAIAEEVQGCCTPGGGCC; this comes from the coding sequence ATGAAGCTATCCGATTTCAGACAACATCTTGACAGCGTGGATAGACTCACGTTTATTCTGCCCGACGGCACCTCTGTACCGCCCCACTTTCACATTACGGAAGCCGGCCTTCTAACCAAACACTTCATCGACTGCGGTAAAACCATACATCTGAAAAAAACCGCGGTATTTCAGCTCTGGAGCGCCGATGACACCCATCACCGTTTAAAACCATCTATGGCAGGCCGCATTATCGATGCGTCGCACAGGGTGTTTGACGGGGAAGATCCCGAGGTGGAAATTGAATACCAGATGGATACGGTGAGCAAGTTTGGCCTTGAGTTTGACGAGGGACGATTTAGACTCACCCCCACCTATACCGACTGCCTGGCTAAAGAAAGTTGTGATGTGGCTCCGGCATCTGCCATTGCTGAAGAAGTTCAGGGGTGCTGCACGCCCGGTGGTGGGTGTTGTTAG